One Candidatus Krumholzibacteriia bacterium genomic window carries:
- a CDS encoding BMP family ABC transporter substrate-binding protein, with translation MRQATRGALVGVAMLAALTCCNCSRQGGEAGNALRVGLVFDLGGRGDKSFNDSAYRGLERAGRELGVRFEVLEPSEGADRETGLREYASRGFALVIGVGFMFSDDIEKMAREYPEVKFACVDYTVKLDAQGAPQALPPNLVGLKFREEEGSFLAGAAAALVARSGIIGFVGGMDVPLIHKFEAGYRAGAKHVAPATEVLVGYAGVTAQAFKDPAKGKELAHSMYGRGADVIFHASGTTGFGVFEAAREHGKLAIGVDSDQYDEAPGIILTSMVKDVDIAVFETVQRVQEASFQGGIQEFGLREGGVHLVHDARNRELLPDAVFARVQVLQDSIAAGLLPVPRE, from the coding sequence ATGCGGCAGGCAACGCGTGGTGCTCTCGTGGGCGTGGCCATGCTCGCCGCCCTCACCTGTTGCAATTGCTCGCGGCAGGGGGGCGAGGCCGGCAATGCTCTGCGCGTCGGTCTCGTCTTCGACCTCGGTGGCCGGGGCGACAAATCCTTCAACGATTCGGCCTATCGCGGACTGGAGCGGGCCGGACGCGAGTTGGGCGTGCGCTTCGAGGTCCTCGAACCCTCAGAAGGTGCCGACCGGGAGACGGGCCTCCGAGAGTATGCGAGCCGCGGTTTCGCCCTCGTCATCGGTGTCGGCTTCATGTTCAGCGACGACATCGAGAAGATGGCGCGGGAGTACCCGGAGGTGAAGTTCGCCTGCGTGGACTACACCGTCAAGCTCGATGCCCAGGGCGCCCCGCAGGCCTTGCCGCCCAACTTGGTGGGGCTCAAGTTCCGCGAAGAAGAAGGCTCGTTCCTCGCCGGCGCGGCGGCGGCCCTGGTAGCGCGGAGCGGCATCATCGGCTTCGTCGGCGGCATGGACGTGCCGCTGATCCACAAGTTCGAGGCAGGGTATCGCGCCGGAGCGAAGCACGTGGCGCCGGCCACTGAGGTTTTGGTGGGGTATGCCGGCGTCACCGCCCAGGCCTTCAAGGATCCGGCGAAGGGCAAGGAACTCGCCCACAGCATGTACGGGCGGGGCGCCGACGTCATCTTCCATGCCTCCGGAACGACCGGCTTCGGCGTCTTCGAAGCCGCCCGCGAGCATGGCAAGCTCGCCATCGGGGTGGACTCGGACCAGTACGACGAGGCGCCTGGAATCATCCTCACCAGCATGGTGAAGGACGTGGACATCGCCGTGTTCGAGACAGTGCAACGGGTGCAGGAGGCAAGCTTCCAGGGCGGCATCCAGGAGTTCGGCCTGCGGGAAGGCGGCGTCCACCTGGTCCACGACGCGCGCAACCGGGAGCTCTTGCCCGACGCCGTCTTCGCCCGCGTGCAGGTGCTGCAGGACTCCATCGCCGCCGGGCTCCTGCCGGTGCCGCGCGAATGA
- a CDS encoding ornithine carbamoyltransferase has protein sequence MDERLRGRDFITDAEWSVEELETLFSTALALKEKFRRGTLTPLLQNLTLFMLFFEQSTRTRNSFEAGMTQLGGHAHDLTPDKMQISHGETPFDTGSVLSRYGHAIGIRHCVWKQGNRYLREVAAAASVPVFNMQCDLYHPCQATADLLTVREKFGAEGLRGRKFVVSWAYAPSYQKPMSVPQSLLLLMPRFGLDVVLAHPPEFDLVPELVAQARQFARESGSRFEIVHDMDAAFEGAHVVYPKSWGCMETTSDLKESAAVAARYKSWICDERRLALAAPECLYMHCLPADRGNEVTDAVIDGPQSVVFDEAENRLHVQKALMALTMRGDKTGEF, from the coding sequence ATGGACGAGAGGTTGCGCGGACGTGATTTCATCACCGATGCCGAGTGGAGTGTGGAAGAGCTGGAGACGCTCTTCAGCACCGCCCTGGCGCTCAAGGAGAAGTTCCGCCGCGGCACGCTGACACCGCTGCTGCAGAATCTGACCCTCTTCATGCTCTTCTTCGAGCAATCCACCCGTACGCGCAACTCCTTCGAGGCCGGAATGACGCAGCTCGGCGGCCATGCCCACGATCTCACTCCGGACAAGATGCAGATCTCTCACGGCGAGACCCCCTTCGACACGGGGTCGGTGCTCTCGCGCTATGGCCATGCCATCGGCATCCGCCATTGTGTGTGGAAGCAAGGCAATCGCTATCTCCGCGAGGTCGCCGCCGCCGCTTCGGTGCCGGTGTTCAACATGCAGTGCGATCTCTACCATCCCTGCCAGGCGACGGCGGACCTGCTCACGGTGCGGGAGAAGTTCGGTGCCGAGGGTCTGCGCGGGCGCAAGTTCGTCGTTTCCTGGGCCTACGCCCCGAGCTACCAGAAGCCCATGTCCGTGCCCCAGTCGCTCCTCCTGCTCATGCCGCGCTTCGGGTTGGACGTGGTGCTGGCGCATCCGCCCGAGTTCGACTTGGTGCCCGAGCTGGTGGCGCAGGCACGCCAGTTCGCCCGCGAGAGCGGTAGCCGCTTCGAGATCGTTCACGACATGGACGCCGCCTTCGAGGGTGCCCACGTGGTGTATCCCAAGAGCTGGGGGTGCATGGAGACCACCTCGGACTTGAAAGAATCGGCGGCCGTGGCCGCGCGCTACAAGAGCTGGATCTGCGACGAGCGCCGCCTCGCTCTCGCTGCGCCGGAGTGTCTCTACATGCACTGCTTGCCGGCGGACCGCGGGAACGAGGTCACCGACGCCGTCATCGATGGGCCGCAGTCGGTGGTTTTCGACGAGGCAGAGAACAGGTTGCACGTGCAGAAGGCACTCATGGCGCTCACCATGCGTGGCGACAAGACCGGGGAGTTCTGA
- the arcC gene encoding carbamate kinase, which produces MPSGELCVVGLGGNSIIPAHGAADIEAQRALARTTMAQVAAQVGRGVRVVLTHGNGPIIGNIALRNEAMAHEIPPMPLDICGADSQGGIGYMVQQALQNALARAGVRREVVTVITQVEVGADDPAFRAPSKPIGPFYTPVQAERLGREKGWALKEDAGRGWRRLVPSPRPLRIVEIGVIRALVDAEVIVNCVGGGGVPVVRRGGEWVGVEAVVDKDHAAVLLGTQLRAERLILLTGVETVMRGFGTPAAAPLHRIDREEAEALLAAGEFPAGSMGPKIRAALDFLAAGGVEAIITDPEHLSAALAGTTGTRIGVSCA; this is translated from the coding sequence ATGCCGAGCGGGGAACTGTGTGTGGTGGGGCTCGGGGGCAACTCGATCATCCCCGCCCATGGAGCTGCGGACATCGAGGCGCAGCGGGCCCTCGCCCGCACCACCATGGCGCAGGTGGCGGCGCAGGTGGGGCGCGGCGTGCGCGTCGTCCTCACCCACGGCAACGGGCCGATCATCGGCAACATCGCCTTGCGCAACGAGGCCATGGCCCACGAGATCCCACCCATGCCCTTGGACATCTGTGGCGCCGATTCCCAGGGCGGCATCGGCTACATGGTGCAGCAGGCGCTGCAGAACGCCCTCGCCCGCGCCGGCGTGCGGCGCGAGGTGGTGACGGTGATCACCCAGGTGGAGGTGGGCGCGGACGATCCGGCCTTCCGCGCGCCGAGCAAGCCCATCGGTCCCTTCTACACGCCGGTGCAGGCGGAACGATTGGGGCGCGAGAAAGGCTGGGCCCTGAAGGAGGATGCGGGACGAGGCTGGCGGCGGCTGGTGCCGAGTCCGCGGCCGCTCCGTATCGTGGAGATCGGCGTCATCCGCGCCCTGGTCGATGCCGAGGTGATCGTGAACTGCGTCGGCGGCGGGGGCGTGCCCGTGGTGCGCCGCGGCGGCGAGTGGGTCGGCGTCGAAGCCGTCGTCGACAAGGACCATGCCGCCGTCCTTCTCGGCACCCAGCTCCGCGCCGAGCGTCTCATCCTCCTCACCGGGGTGGAAACGGTGATGCGCGGCTTCGGTACGCCGGCCGCAGCGCCGCTGCACCGCATTGACCGCGAGGAAGCCGAGGCCCTTCTCGCTGCCGGCGAATTCCCCGCCGGGAGCATGGGGCCGAAGATCCGCGCCGCGCTCGACTTCCTCGCTGCGGGAGGCGTCGAGGCCATCATCACCGATCCCGAGCACTTGTCGGCGGCGCTCGCCGGCACCACCGGCACGCGCATCGGCGTCTCTTGCGCCTGA
- a CDS encoding DUF1684 domain-containing protein, translated as MRRGLLLAALLLFAASSSCTRTPEQRAYVEALMRSRTEKDRFLQSSESPIAPETRPRFKGLSYYPPNFDLVFTLSLQPPAQADTLQFPTSHDTFDPYRRKGVFRFQHGGREHQLTLFEALDGTHLFLPFTDATSGAETYGAGRYLDPEPLGPGQFRLDFNRAYNPYCAYSPHWICPVAPPENRLDFAVKAGERNFPLAAH; from the coding sequence ATGAGGCGTGGGCTGCTGCTCGCGGCCCTGTTGCTTTTCGCCGCCAGCAGTTCTTGTACGCGCACGCCGGAGCAGCGCGCCTATGTCGAGGCGCTGATGCGGAGCCGGACGGAAAAGGACCGCTTCCTACAATCGTCCGAAAGCCCCATCGCCCCGGAAACGAGACCGCGCTTCAAGGGTCTGTCCTACTATCCGCCCAATTTCGACCTGGTGTTCACCCTGTCCTTGCAGCCGCCCGCCCAGGCGGACACGCTGCAATTCCCGACCTCGCACGACACCTTCGACCCTTACCGCCGCAAGGGAGTGTTCCGCTTCCAACACGGCGGACGGGAGCACCAGCTCACGCTCTTCGAAGCCCTCGATGGTACCCATCTCTTCCTGCCCTTCACCGACGCCACCTCCGGCGCCGAGACCTACGGGGCAGGGCGCTATCTGGACCCCGAGCCGCTCGGGCCCGGACAGTTCCGTCTCGACTTCAATCGCGCCTACAATCCGTACTGCGCCTACAGCCCCCACTGGATTTGTCCGGTGGCGCCGCCGGAGAACCGCCTCGACTTCGCGGTGAAAGCGGGGGAGCGCAACTTCCCCCTCGCGGCCCATTGA
- a CDS encoding MOSC N-terminal beta barrel domain-containing protein, whose protein sequence is MSSTTSLEVGSVLSLWRYPVKSMAGEELQSTEVTGLGLLGDRAYALVDASSGKVVSAKNPKKWKGLFDLRATFIEPPAAGAKLPPVRIALPDGTTVHTAQREFEAILSRLLERQVRLDMIETHIHAAAPASGEAGPVNAEAYWPDMDGLDHRDTVTDFTLPAGTFFDCASVHLLTTATLARLHELQPQGRFEVRRFRPNIVIEPTSGEKVFLEDAWLGRTLALGAKVRLEITGPCGRCVMTTLPQGDLPRDLGILRTVAEHHGAQVGIYAAVVQGGTIRRGDPVRLVP, encoded by the coding sequence ATGTCGAGTACGACGTCGCTCGAAGTAGGCTCCGTACTTTCTCTCTGGCGTTATCCAGTGAAGTCCATGGCGGGAGAGGAGCTGCAGTCCACCGAGGTCACCGGGCTCGGCCTGCTCGGAGATCGCGCCTATGCACTGGTGGACGCGTCCAGCGGCAAGGTCGTGAGCGCCAAGAACCCCAAGAAGTGGAAAGGGCTCTTCGACCTCCGTGCCACCTTCATCGAGCCCCCGGCGGCCGGCGCCAAGCTGCCTCCCGTGCGCATCGCCTTGCCAGACGGTACGACGGTGCACACGGCCCAACGGGAGTTCGAGGCGATCCTATCGCGCCTTCTCGAGCGGCAAGTCAGGCTTGACATGATCGAGACACACATTCACGCCGCCGCGCCGGCGTCCGGGGAGGCAGGGCCGGTCAACGCCGAAGCGTACTGGCCGGATATGGACGGCCTCGACCACCGAGACACGGTCACCGATTTCACTCTCCCGGCGGGAACCTTCTTCGACTGCGCCTCCGTGCACCTTCTCACCACGGCGACCCTCGCGCGGCTGCACGAACTGCAACCCCAAGGACGCTTCGAGGTGCGCCGCTTCCGGCCCAACATCGTCATCGAGCCCACCTCGGGCGAGAAGGTGTTCCTGGAAGACGCCTGGCTCGGGCGCACCTTGGCGCTGGGGGCGAAGGTGCGCTTGGAGATCACCGGTCCCTGCGGGCGCTGCGTGATGACGACGCTGCCCCAGGGTGATCTCCCGCGGGACTTAGGGATCTTGCGCACGGTCGCGGAGCACCATGGGGCCCAGGTAGGCATCTACGCTGCCGTGGTGCAGGGTGGCACGATCCGCCGTGGTGATCCCGTGCGCCTCGTCCCCTGA
- a CDS encoding ABC transporter ATP-binding protein: protein MNTPALELRDISKSFPGTVANDHVSLAVPRGRIHALVGENGAGKTTLMRVAYGELRPDAGEVRIQGELLGRGGTARAIALGLGMVHQHFMLVPTLRVFENVVLGHEPRRGAWFDAAAARRLVRETAARFGLAIDPDARVGDLGVGEQQRVEILKVLVRGARVLILDEPTAVLAPSEAEDLFAILRQLVREQHTVLLISHRLHEVLAVSDAVTVLRDGKVVDEMPAAQADLGRLARAIVGREVRAPSRARGSGHEPGGRAVAPLQETEVRVTDRREPIVLRCDSLRTAGKREALQSVSLEVRGGEILGVAGVEGNGQQALAHALLGLEPVVGGSIELHGEDVTRLGTAARRARGLAYVPGDRLREGLIPALRIDENAILGRQREPDLGNRAWLSPRRVAARAETLLRRFEVRPAMPSFPAAVLSGGNQQRLVVGREMGREPSLLLLVQPTRGVDIGGIAFLHERILEARDAGRAVLLVSADLNEILALADRVLVLYSGRVAGTCSAAEATPARLGLWMTGGKESEA from the coding sequence ATGAACACCCCCGCCCTGGAACTCCGGGACATCAGCAAGAGCTTTCCGGGCACCGTCGCCAACGACCATGTCTCCCTCGCCGTTCCCCGCGGCCGCATCCACGCCCTCGTCGGCGAGAACGGCGCCGGCAAGACGACGCTGATGCGGGTGGCCTATGGCGAGCTCCGGCCCGACGCCGGGGAGGTGCGCATCCAGGGCGAGCTCCTTGGCCGAGGCGGCACGGCTCGCGCCATCGCCCTCGGTCTCGGCATGGTGCACCAGCACTTCATGCTCGTGCCGACGTTGCGGGTGTTCGAAAACGTCGTGCTCGGCCATGAACCACGGCGGGGTGCCTGGTTCGATGCGGCGGCAGCGCGCCGGCTCGTGCGCGAGACGGCGGCGCGCTTTGGTCTCGCCATCGATCCGGACGCCCGCGTCGGCGATCTCGGTGTCGGCGAACAGCAGCGGGTCGAGATCCTCAAGGTCCTCGTCCGGGGCGCCCGCGTCCTCATCCTCGACGAACCCACCGCCGTGCTGGCGCCGAGCGAGGCGGAAGACCTCTTCGCCATCCTGCGGCAGCTGGTGCGGGAGCAGCACACCGTGCTCCTCATCTCGCATCGCTTGCACGAGGTCCTCGCCGTCTCCGACGCGGTGACCGTGCTGCGTGACGGGAAAGTCGTGGACGAGATGCCGGCGGCGCAGGCGGATCTCGGCCGGCTCGCCCGCGCCATCGTGGGGCGCGAGGTGCGTGCGCCGTCGCGGGCACGCGGATCGGGCCACGAACCGGGCGGTCGTGCCGTGGCGCCGCTGCAGGAGACGGAGGTGCGCGTGACAGACAGACGCGAGCCCATCGTGCTGCGCTGCGACAGCTTGCGGACGGCAGGGAAGAGGGAAGCGCTGCAGAGTGTCTCGCTGGAGGTGCGGGGTGGCGAGATCCTGGGCGTCGCCGGCGTCGAGGGCAACGGGCAGCAGGCGCTGGCACACGCGCTCCTCGGTCTCGAACCCGTCGTGGGCGGCAGCATCGAACTCCACGGTGAGGACGTGACGAGGCTCGGCACGGCGGCGCGACGCGCCCGCGGTCTCGCCTACGTGCCGGGCGATCGCCTGCGTGAGGGGCTGATCCCGGCGCTTCGCATCGACGAGAACGCCATCCTCGGCCGCCAGCGCGAGCCGGACCTCGGCAACCGCGCCTGGCTCTCGCCCCGCCGCGTCGCGGCGCGGGCCGAGACGTTGCTGCGCCGTTTCGAGGTGCGGCCCGCGATGCCGTCCTTCCCGGCCGCCGTTCTCTCGGGCGGCAACCAGCAGCGCCTCGTGGTCGGTCGTGAAATGGGACGCGAGCCGTCGCTCCTCCTCCTCGTCCAGCCGACGCGGGGCGTCGATATCGGAGGCATCGCCTTCTTGCACGAACGCATTCTCGAAGCCCGCGATGCAGGTCGCGCCGTTCTCCTCGTCTCGGCCGACCTGAACGAGATCCTGGCGCTCGCCGATCGAGTTCTCGTGCTGTACTCGGGGCGCGTCGCCGGCACCTGCAGCGCCGCCGAGGCGACACCGGCCCGTCTGGGTCTGTGGATGACCGGCGGCAAGGAGAGCGAGGCGTGA
- a CDS encoding ABC transporter permease produces the protein MEALPLAGLLVAATLRIAVPYVFAALGGFYSERSGVINIALEGMLLTGAFACVVAAHAAESAGLGGAVAGWLGVGAACVAGGGLGALHALICVRFGANQIVSGLGLNLLAMGATKFLLTLVFGSSANSERIAGIPSWDLPGLASWSVTRVLFCTPLVLLAVLAVVVSQLLFRRTVFGLRLHATGEHPEAALSLGVPVVRLRWTGVVLSGALAALGGAWLALEQHQFTAGMSSGRGFIALAALIFGKWTPRGAALACLLFAAAEAVQIQLQGGALGIPTQFLQMLPYVVTMVALAGVIGRSRPPAALGRPLEPLR, from the coding sequence ATGGAAGCGCTGCCCCTGGCCGGTTTGCTCGTGGCCGCCACGCTGCGCATCGCCGTTCCCTACGTCTTCGCCGCCCTCGGCGGCTTCTACAGCGAGCGCTCCGGCGTCATCAACATCGCCCTCGAGGGCATGCTGCTCACCGGAGCCTTCGCTTGTGTCGTCGCCGCCCACGCCGCGGAGAGCGCCGGACTTGGCGGGGCTGTGGCAGGCTGGCTCGGCGTCGGGGCGGCGTGCGTGGCGGGGGGCGGCTTGGGGGCACTGCACGCTCTCATCTGCGTGCGCTTCGGCGCCAACCAGATCGTGAGCGGCCTCGGTCTCAACCTGCTCGCCATGGGGGCGACGAAGTTCCTCCTCACGCTCGTCTTCGGCAGCTCCGCCAACTCGGAGCGCATCGCCGGCATTCCGTCCTGGGACCTCCCAGGTCTCGCCTCCTGGAGCGTGACGCGAGTGCTCTTCTGCACCCCCCTCGTGTTGCTGGCCGTGCTCGCCGTGGTCGTCTCGCAGCTGCTCTTCCGGCGCACCGTCTTCGGACTGCGCCTGCACGCCACCGGCGAGCACCCCGAGGCGGCGCTGTCGCTCGGCGTGCCCGTCGTCCGCCTGCGCTGGACGGGGGTCGTCCTCTCCGGTGCTCTGGCCGCTCTCGGGGGCGCCTGGCTCGCCCTCGAGCAGCACCAGTTCACTGCCGGCATGTCGAGCGGCCGCGGTTTCATCGCCCTCGCCGCCCTCATCTTCGGCAAGTGGACGCCCCGCGGCGCGGCGCTCGCCTGTCTGCTCTTCGCCGCCGCCGAGGCGGTGCAGATCCAGCTGCAAGGCGGTGCCCTCGGCATTCCGACGCAGTTCCTGCAGATGCTCCCTTATGTGGTGACCATGGTCGCTCTCGCCGGCGTCATCGGTCGCAGCCGGCCCCCGGCCGCTCTCGGCCGGCCGCTCGAACCGTTGCGCTGA
- a CDS encoding ABC transporter permease: MKARGTRVLPGILGRWARPLAGPLAAIGLALAAGAILVAVLGQDPVTVYTTLFDAIFGSAYGFGQVLFKATTLIGTGLAVAVAFRAGLFNIGAEGQMYLAGLASAAFALALGDGCPALVAVPLVLLAGALAGALVALLPALLRAFLGVHEVINTIMLNFVAFALGSWILVEKLALFESVHTAEIPAAARLPRLETMLPAFRGAPLNLALLLQLLLCALCALALWRTRWGYEVRAVGLSESAARSAGIPVRRRLVEAMALSGALAGTAAANFVQGYKYYFEEGFTAEAGFKGIAVALLGSTHPAGIVPAALFFGALDRGGFVINGLVPKEFVDILQALVILLVIVLARPGDVAAQVRRLALRRREEVS, translated from the coding sequence GTGAAGGCTCGCGGCACCAGAGTGTTGCCGGGGATTCTCGGGCGCTGGGCGCGGCCGCTCGCCGGACCCCTCGCGGCCATCGGTCTCGCGCTCGCCGCCGGCGCGATTCTTGTCGCGGTTCTCGGGCAGGACCCGGTCACGGTCTACACCACGCTCTTCGACGCCATCTTCGGCTCGGCCTACGGCTTCGGGCAGGTGCTGTTCAAGGCCACGACGTTGATCGGCACCGGTCTCGCGGTCGCCGTGGCTTTCCGCGCCGGCCTGTTCAACATCGGCGCCGAAGGCCAGATGTACTTGGCCGGCCTGGCCTCCGCCGCCTTCGCCCTCGCCCTCGGCGATGGCTGCCCAGCCCTCGTGGCGGTGCCGCTCGTCCTCCTGGCCGGTGCTCTTGCGGGCGCGCTCGTGGCGCTTCTGCCCGCGCTGCTCCGCGCTTTTCTCGGCGTGCACGAAGTGATCAACACCATCATGCTCAACTTCGTGGCCTTCGCCCTCGGAAGCTGGATCTTGGTGGAGAAGCTGGCGCTCTTCGAGTCGGTGCACACGGCGGAAATCCCAGCGGCAGCGCGGCTGCCACGCCTGGAGACGATGCTTCCCGCCTTTCGCGGCGCCCCGCTCAACCTGGCGCTCCTGCTGCAGCTCCTGCTCTGCGCTCTCTGCGCCCTCGCGCTCTGGCGCACGCGCTGGGGCTACGAGGTCCGGGCCGTGGGACTCTCGGAAAGCGCGGCGCGGAGCGCCGGCATCCCGGTGCGGCGCCGGCTGGTGGAAGCCATGGCGCTCTCCGGGGCCCTCGCCGGAACCGCGGCGGCGAACTTCGTCCAGGGGTACAAGTACTACTTCGAAGAAGGCTTCACAGCGGAAGCCGGTTTCAAGGGCATCGCTGTGGCCCTTCTCGGCAGCACCCATCCCGCCGGTATCGTGCCCGCGGCGCTCTTCTTCGGTGCCCTGGATCGCGGCGGTTTCGTGATCAACGGGTTGGTGCCGAAAGAGTTCGTGGACATCCTGCAGGCCCTGGTCATCTTGCTCGTCATCGTGCTCGCCCGGCCCGGCGATGTGGCGGCCCAGGTGCGCCGTCTGGCGCTGCGGCGTCGGGAGGAGGTCTCCTGA
- a CDS encoding 5'-nucleotidase C-terminal domain-containing protein, which yields MRASGALVTLLLLLLALGCARRPVEVTLLSLNDFHGALGDGGIEPESGRPWGGGLALAAEVRAQRQLRPRRTFLLDAGDDWQGTPESNFSYGRSTVGYLERLGVDAAAIGNHEFDWGIDTLRARLREMRFPMLAANVFEKNGGKPEWTRSHAVLERDGIKLGVIGFITPETPRVTMPQNVASLRFGPPEEQIDSLVALVRAEGADLVVLLCHIGAWHDSTGAIRGPLAALAQRARGVDAIVGGHIHGYVAGEVAGIPVVTAGTKGRALGRIVLRWDGRRVLGAEAVWIPVHADSLPAAPDAAVAAFVDSVQRTTAPFVSRVCGRASRRLDEEALAAFIASAMQERVGADVAVTNIGGVRTEFEAGAITEGDIFELVPFENILVTARLRGEDLAAFVASNPREARLAGARLGAGDELCDEAGRPLAREKEFLVVTNNFLAQGGDGFQGFLAGRDLEWTEERVRDVVRDAIAATAPADGFEPAMPALEPQPVGR from the coding sequence ATGCGAGCCAGCGGCGCTCTGGTGACTCTTCTTCTTCTCCTGCTGGCCCTGGGCTGCGCCCGCCGGCCCGTCGAGGTCACTCTTCTCAGCCTCAACGACTTCCACGGGGCGCTCGGGGACGGCGGCATCGAGCCCGAGAGCGGCCGTCCTTGGGGTGGCGGGCTGGCCTTGGCGGCGGAGGTCCGAGCCCAACGCCAGCTGCGGCCGCGGCGCACCTTTCTCTTGGACGCGGGGGACGACTGGCAGGGGACACCGGAGTCGAACTTTTCCTACGGCCGGTCCACGGTGGGCTACCTCGAACGCCTCGGCGTGGACGCGGCGGCGATCGGCAACCACGAGTTCGACTGGGGGATCGATACGCTGCGCGCGCGGCTGCGGGAGATGCGCTTCCCCATGCTGGCGGCGAACGTGTTCGAGAAGAACGGCGGGAAACCCGAGTGGACGCGGAGCCACGCCGTCCTCGAGCGCGACGGGATCAAGCTCGGCGTCATCGGTTTCATCACCCCGGAGACGCCCAGGGTGACGATGCCACAGAACGTGGCGAGCCTGCGCTTCGGGCCGCCGGAGGAGCAGATCGACTCGCTCGTCGCCCTGGTGCGCGCGGAGGGTGCCGATCTCGTGGTGCTGCTCTGTCACATCGGTGCTTGGCACGACTCCACCGGTGCCATCAGGGGCCCGCTCGCCGCTCTGGCGCAGCGCGCCCGGGGAGTGGATGCCATCGTCGGCGGGCACATTCATGGTTACGTGGCGGGAGAGGTCGCAGGGATTCCCGTGGTCACCGCCGGTACCAAGGGAAGGGCGCTCGGGCGGATCGTGTTGCGCTGGGACGGCCGGCGTGTCCTCGGTGCCGAGGCCGTGTGGATCCCCGTGCACGCCGATTCCCTGCCGGCGGCACCGGATGCAGCGGTGGCGGCGTTCGTGGATTCGGTGCAGCGCACCACCGCGCCCTTCGTCTCCCGCGTCTGTGGGCGCGCTTCGCGGCGCCTGGACGAGGAGGCCCTGGCGGCGTTCATCGCCTCGGCGATGCAGGAACGTGTCGGAGCGGACGTCGCGGTGACCAACATCGGCGGCGTCCGCACCGAGTTCGAGGCTGGCGCGATCACCGAAGGCGACATCTTCGAACTCGTCCCTTTCGAAAACATCCTGGTGACGGCGCGGCTGCGCGGCGAAGATCTCGCCGCCTTCGTGGCTTCGAACCCTAGGGAAGCGCGTCTCGCCGGGGCGCGCCTTGGCGCCGGCGACGAGCTCTGCGACGAAGCAGGGCGCCCTCTGGCCCGAGAGAAAGAGTTCCTCGTGGTGACCAACAATTTCCTCGCGCAAGGAGGTGACGGCTTCCAGGGGTTTCTCGCCGGACGCGATCTCGAGTGGACGGAGGAACGGGTACGGGACGTGGTCCGGGACGCCATCGCGGCCACGGCGCCGGCGGACGGTTTCGAGCCCGCCATGCCCGCGCTGGAGCCTCAACCGGTCGGTCGATGA
- a CDS encoding 3'-5' exonuclease — protein sequence MSQSRESRKGSEGYEWVDAEAPDWLQGRSVGRGGAGERLITPAVAGRREVAALLRRAKRRALTRRDRKAPRRRGAAPRAREPLLPPPWGEREIATLEFCAIDLETTGGGPEQDDDILEIGAVVLGEGELRREFATLVQPRQPVTQAARAVHGIAAAALLEAPRLEQALPWLVETACGRVLVFHNAGFDLPFLQRALVEAGREPFTAPVVDTLLLSRRLLGPPAALGRVASRLGLVTGNLHRALEDARTTARVLAVLLDVLAAAGVARLDALPGVFMPAPRGRARRRPEVDPLLLRLERAVARGEHLQLSYHVGAGVAPLDLWVQPLRLEAATTLLALDLERSTPVRLELVRIGPVHRRR from the coding sequence ATGTCGCAGTCTCGGGAGAGCAGGAAAGGCAGCGAGGGTTACGAGTGGGTGGACGCCGAAGCTCCCGACTGGTTGCAAGGCCGCTCCGTCGGGCGCGGCGGCGCGGGCGAGCGGCTCATCACGCCCGCCGTGGCGGGAAGGCGAGAAGTCGCCGCGCTGCTCCGTCGAGCCAAGCGGCGCGCCCTGACGCGGCGCGATAGGAAAGCGCCCCGGCGCCGTGGCGCCGCCCCACGCGCTCGTGAGCCGCTCCTGCCGCCGCCTTGGGGTGAACGGGAGATCGCCACACTCGAGTTTTGCGCCATCGACCTGGAGACGACGGGCGGCGGTCCGGAGCAGGACGACGACATCCTCGAGATCGGCGCCGTGGTGCTCGGCGAGGGCGAGCTGCGCCGCGAGTTCGCCACGCTGGTGCAGCCGCGCCAGCCGGTCACCCAGGCGGCTCGCGCCGTGCACGGCATCGCCGCTGCGGCGCTCCTCGAGGCGCCGCGGCTGGAGCAGGCGCTGCCGTGGCTCGTGGAAACGGCGTGCGGCCGAGTTCTCGTCTTCCACAATGCCGGCTTCGACCTGCCGTTTCTGCAGCGAGCCCTCGTCGAAGCCGGACGCGAACCGTTCACCGCCCCCGTCGTGGATACCCTTCTCCTCTCACGCCGTCTCCTCGGCCCTCCCGCCGCTCTCGGGCGGGTCGCGTCGCGCCTCGGTCTCGTCACCGGGAATCTGCACCGGGCGCTGGAGGACGCGCGCACCACAGCGCGCGTTCTCGCTGTCTTGCTCGATGTTCTCGCGGCGGCCGGTGTGGCCCGTCTCGACGCGCTCCCCGGCGTCTTCATGCCCGCGCCGCGCGGCCGCGCCCGGCGGCGACCCGAGGTGGACCCGCTGCTGCTCCGCCTCGAGCGTGCGGTGGCGAGGGGGGAACACCTGCAGCTCTCCTATCATGTCGGAGCGGGGGTCGCACCTCTCGACCTCTGGGTGCAGCCGCTGCGACTCGAAGCCGCCACCACCCTCCTGGCGCTCGATCTGGAGCGAAGCACACCGGTGCGGCTCGAGCTCGTGCGCATTGGACCGGTCCATCGGCGCCGCTAG